From a region of the Vanrija pseudolonga chromosome 2, complete sequence genome:
- the SNX41 gene encoding Sorting nexin-41, producing the protein MEDPASNPFATEPNSSSAPSSPLQLSRTNSHASSTSPGNATANPRTQSSLSVGSVASSSPPPTQRASFPDPAKEPKRGSSRLSGPKPKEDFCCDRDRQISGGDEISIVDAFKTTEGGKTSYITYVIRLGSSTVRRRYSQFLSLHQALQGLYPVLIIPPIPSKQSITDYAVKGQSKTKEDATTISKRKRLLEDFLRRLARHPILGGDHVFHRFLDDSASWSEVLHSPPVSLLPKNPLHAPSHNPTFTPGPEEDSASTSTAYIAHHLLPTPSPNHPLQRPDQRFLESEIFTDKFQQHFGGTMEKVNRRVVKRWGEHASDMAELGAQWNEFSLAQTGPLGDAIEKVGQAVDKDYEGTTDLINSWETHATEPLHTYAQFGQLIRQRLSFRHQKHVQYELVQEALENQRDKLELLEAAERESRRLEEALDRGSRIIDPNSAPTTPTKNPDQAAEETSPRPTPRRAAQSFGLLSAVKHSLSGMMDVDPEATRRASIGRTRDNISQLEDSLQASAQDLKYASTTLQADLDRFQRQKVADLRQLGIQLATIHREWCRQNLEAWKAAQEAIRAIPDHPNYAPPAPTAQASGSGSASGSKIDLASLDRDLPPVPKPESPSSPFSSVPVQPLNLGSPTKPRSSSIDAKPTSPIKVASSVNPTSPIKAASPTNPLSPSATTTLPSATVPPSISTEAKDASKDEGAGPLGPL; encoded by the exons ATGGAGGACCCCGCCTCCAACCCGTTCGCGACAGAgccaaactcgtcctcggccccgtcctcgccgctACAGCTGTCGCGCACCAACTCCCACGCGTCATCAACCAGCCCAGGCAATGCAACAGCGAACCCGCGCACACAGTCGAGCCTGAGCGTCGGGTCTGTCGCGTCAAgctctccgccgccgacgcagcGTGCATCGTTCCCCGACCCTGCAAAGGAGCCCAAGCGCGGGAGCAGCCGCCTGTCCGGACCCAAGCCGAAGGAGGACTTTTGCTGCGATCGCGACAGGCAGATcagcggcggtgacgagATTAGCATTGTCGACGCGTTCAAGACGACCGAGGGTGGAAAGACGAGCTACATTACCTATGTTATCCGCCTAGGC TCGAGCAccgtgaggaggaggtacTCCCAGTTCCTCAGTCTCCACCAGGCCCTTCAAGGCCTCTACCCCGTCCTCATTATCCCGCCTATCCCGTCCAAGCAGAGCATCACCGACTATGCGGTCAAGGGCCAGTccaagaccaaggaggaCGCGACGACCATCTCAAAGCGCaagcgcctgctcgaggacttcctccgccgccttgcccgcCACCCCATTCTTGGCGGAGACCACGTCTTTCACCGCTTTCTGGAtgactcggcgagctgg TCCGAGGTTCTCCACTCGCCTCCTGTGTCTCTCCTTCCCAAGAACCCCCTCCACGCGCCGTCGCACAACCCGACGTTCACTCCTGGGCCAGAAGaggactcggcgtcgacgtctaCGGCCTACATTGCACACCACCTACTCCCGACACCCTCCCCCAACCACCCACTTCAGCGCCCTGACCAGCGCTTCCTCGAGTCGGAGATCTTCACCGACAAGTTCCAGCAGCACTTTGGCGGCACGATGGAGAAGGTCAACCGACGCGTTGTGAAGCGCTGGGGCGAACATGCGAGCGACATGGCCGAACTCGGTGCTCAGTGGAACGAGTTCAGCTTGGCCCAGACGGGCCCTCTGGGCGACGCCATTGAGAAGGTCGGCCAGGCCGTGGACAAGGACTACGAGGGGACAACGGATTTG ATCAACTCGTGGGAGACGCACGCCACGGAGCCGCTTCACACATATGCCCAGTTTGGCCAGCTGATTCGCCAGCGCCTGTCGTTCCGCCACCAGAAGCATGTCCAGTATGAGCTGGTGCAGGAGGCTCTGGAGAACCAGAGGGACAAGCTGGAGCTCCTAGAGGCCGCTGAGCGCGAGTCACGTCGTCTGGAGGAGGCACTGGACCGCGGCTCGCGGATCATCGACCCCAACTCTGCTCCCACGACACCGACCAAAAACCCAGACCAGGCAGCGGAGGAGACCTCGCCTCGACCAACACCCCGCCGTGCGGCACAGTCGTTTGGCCTGCTCTCAGCCGTCAAGCACAGCCTCAGTGGCATGATGGACGTCGACCCTGAGGCGACAAGACGAGCTAGCATCGGAAGGACAAGGGACAACATTTCTCAGCTTGAGGACTCGCTGCAGGCCTCGGCTCAGGACCTGAAATACGCCTCGACCACGCTGCAGGCCGATCTCGACAGGTTCCAGAGGCAAAAGGTTGCCGACCTTCGCCAGCTCGGCATTCAGCTCGCCACGATCCACCGAGAATGGTGTAGGCAGAACCTCGAGGCATGGAaggcggcgcaggaggcTATTCGAGCGATTCCCGACCACCCGAACTacgccccgccggcgccaacggcACAGGCTTCAGGATCTGGCTCTGCGTCAGGTTCCAAGATTGACTTGGCGTCGCTCGACCGTGATCTCCCGCCTGTCCCCAAACCCGagtcgccatcatcgccatTCTCCAGTGTGCCAGTGCAGCCTCTGAACCTGGGATCGCCGACCAAGCCGCGGTCGTCCAGCATTGATGCGAAGCCAACTTCTCCCATCAAGGTGGCATCATCCGTCAACCCCACGTCGCCCATCAAAGCGGCGTCGCCAACCAACCCCCTTTCGCCCTCGGCAACAACCACACTGCCGAGTGCTACTGTCCCTCCCAGCATCTCCACTGAAGCAAAGGATGCGTCAAAGGACGAAGGGGCAGGGCCACTGGGGCCATTGTAG
- the pup1 gene encoding putative proteasome subunit beta type-2: MATSKIPAPSNTGFDFGNYARNEFLGARLNGVAKATSTGTTIVGLKFGGGDTGDEPGVCLGADTRATGGPIVADKNCEKIHYLTPLIRCCGAGTAADTEFVTNLISSNLELHALSQGRPARVVTAMTMLKQYLYRYQGHVGAHLVLGGVDSSGPQLFTVHAHGSTDKLPYVTMGSGSLAAMAVFEAHYKENLTRQEAIDLVARAIRSGVFNDLGSGSNVDVSIIDKNGTETLRNYEMPNERGVKSRNYKFRRGTTAWLKENVRDLIVSEEVRGTVGAGAAQPGGGTVEAVAVGAGPGGEEGMEVDA, translated from the exons ATGGCGACATCAAAGATCCCCGCGCCCTCCAACACGGGCTTCGACTTTGGAAACTATGCCCGTAACGAGttcctcggcgctcgcctGAACGGCGTCGCAAAGG CCACCTCGACCGGTACTACCATTGTCGGCCTCAAgttcggcggcggtgacacTGGTGACGAGCCCGGTGTCTgccttggcgccgacacgcgTGCCACCGGCGGCCCCATTGTCGCTGACAAGAACTGCGAGAAG ATTCACTACCTCACTCCATTGATCAGGTGTTGCGGTGCCGGTACGGCTGCTGACACTGA GTTTGTCACCAACCTCATCTCGTCCAACCTCGAG ctcCACGCTCTGTCGCAGGGAAGGCCAGCACGAGTTGTTACTGCCATGACCATGCTCAAGCAGTACCTCTACCGCTACCAGGGTCACGTTGGtgcccacctcgtcctcggtggtgTCGACTCGAGCGGACCTCAGCTCTTCACCGTCCACGCGCACGGCTCAACTGACAAGCTCCCCTACGTCACCATGGGCTCGGGTTCGCTCGCTGCCATGGCCGTCTTTGAGGCGCACTACAAGGAGAACCTGACT CGCCAGGAGGCCATCGACCTCGTTGCCCGTGCCATCCGCTCCGGTGTCTTCAACGACCTGGGATCGGGTTCCAACGTCGACGTCAGCATCATTGACAAGAACGGTACCGAGACGCTTCGCAACTACGAGATGCCC AACGAGCGTGGTGTCAAGTCACGCAACTACAAGTTCAGGCGCGGAACGACCGCCTGGCTGAAGGAGAACGTCCGCGACCTCATCGTGTCGGAGGAGGTTCGCGGAACAGTTGGCGCTGGTGCCGCGCAGCCGGGAGGCGGCACCGTCGAGGCtgtggccgtcggcgccggccctGGCGGCGAAGAGGGCATGGAGGTCGATGCATAG